The Fictibacillus phosphorivorans genomic sequence CTTGTTCCAAGTATCCCAATTCGCGGTTAGAGGGAACGAGAGATCTTGTGTTTTAACTCCATTGATCAATAGAGCTCGTTTTGCGGTTCCCCCAGCGGAACTATATCTTACATCAAGTGAGTAACTACCAGCTGTCTCCGCAAAAACATCAAACTGTACTGCATCTCCCGTTGTTTCAAATCCATCAACGAAACCAGTCCCAGTGAACCCTGGATGATCAGTGTTCGTTGTTACGTTTGTACGTGTAGCAAATTCAGCTTCATATTCAACTTTAGTCAACCCGTTTAACACAACCGTACGACTAGTAGTAGAAGAAGGTAGTTTTACATAGGTCATCTTTTGAACCGAATCGTAAAACCATCCTTGTGTGGCAGAAGTGAGTGATGATAAAGATGTGTATGATGATAAAGCTGTACCACCGACCGTGACTGTAGTTGGTTTGGTTGAGAACACTTGAAGCGTACTTTTCGTATTGATAGCAGGTAAATTGATGGTCGTTTTGTTCTGGTCGTATTGCTCGACAGACGTAATCGTTTTTACGCCTCCACCGATATCATCGTTCCACTCGTACGTAGACGTAGCTTTTGGATAGATTCTGAATGTAAGGTTGTTATAACTGTTTAAACTGTTCCCTATTGTTCCACCCAATTGGTATTGAGCGTTTAAGTTCATCGGAATGATCGCCCCTGCTTTTACGAAAACAGGAATATCATCTACACCTGCATAATAAGAGATTGTCTGTCCTCCTGGTCTTTGTTCACCGTGCCAAAAGTCGATCCATTCTCCGTTTGGCAGATAGACGTTCTTGTTGGTCTGTCCTTCGTTGACAACTGGTGCGACGAGTAGGTTATCGCCAAACATATATTGTTCGTTCAAGCCATGGGTGTTCACATCATTCGGATAATCAAGAACCATCGCTCGCATGAGTGGAATACCAGTATTACTTGTCTTCTTCGCTTCACTGTAGATATAAGGAAGAAGGTTCATACGAGTGTTCGTATACTTTGCAAACATAGGGATGATCGAATTGTCACCCGTTCTAGCGGCTGCGTTCCAAGGTGAGCGTTCCTCACTAGGAGTGGGTGACGCCTTTTCTGAGTGAAACTGCATCACTGGCGAAAAAGCTGCTTGTGACGTCGAGCGTTTGTAGAGTTCTGAAGTTGGGTAGTTCCCTGTAAATCCAGCAAGATCCCAACTCATGAACGGTACGCCTGAGATACTCGCCGTAAGTCCTGCATTGATTGCTTGTTGGAACGCATAGAACGTAGATTCCTGATCACCTGACCAGTACACTTGGTACTTTTGAGAACCAGTTGTCCCAGCACGACTAAATGTTAATGAATCGGATTTTTTGGAACGCGCAAAATCGTTGTAAGCTCTGATGTATTCGTTAGGATATTGGTTGCGCATCTCGTCTCCCTTTTTGCCGTTAGAGAACGTTGTGTTTCTTCCCCACACCATCTCTCCTCCATCGGTCTTGAATCCATCGATACCAATACCATCAAACAAGTAAGCTCGCTTTGACATCCACCAATTGGTCGCGTTTTGATTCGTAAAGTCTAAAAGTAAACTGTTTCCGAACCATGAATCTAGCGGCAGTCTATACGCTCCGCCTTTTCCATCACTCACAGCATAGTTCTGTGACAACATATACGCTTCATCGTTATCTTTCTGTTGGTACGCATACGGTGTATTCTTTTGGATAGGTACCTGCCACAGAATCAGTTTCATCCCGTTGTTATGTACCTCATCCGCCATCGCTTTAGGATTTGGCCATTTTCCTGCAGCTGGGAAGGTAAAATCGTTGTAAGAAAACGCTTGGTTACCAGGTTTAGCGGTATATTGTGCATCGTTGAATATATAGAACGTGTTTTCATCACTCCATTGTTCGAGCACTAAAGCTGTTGCCGGTATGTTGTTTGCGTTCGCTTGGTTCATCGCGTTGGATACTTCTGATTGACGATCCCATTCGTTTGCTGACATCCATAATCCGAATGCCCACTTCGGCAGCATGGTGGGTTTTGAAGTGATATCTGAGTAGTTAGAGACCACATCTTTCATATCTGATCCATAGATGAAAGAGTAATCCAACATGGAGTTCGCACTTCCACCTGTATCTGCTGTAAAGTTGTACATATCTGTTTTTTCAGTTGCGAGTTTGAACTTTGAATAATACGTCGTATTTAGATGGATTCCATAGCCGTTCGTGTTTACGAAGAACGGAATTGCCATGTATGTTTTCTCGTTTTGATTTTTGTATTGATTAAATACATACGTCTCAACATCAGTGCCTCGTTTTCTAAAGTTGTTGTAACGTTCACCAAATCCATAAAACTCTTCGTTCGTAGGTGAATAAAAATGGTTTTGTACTTTGTTCACGATTGTCGATCCGTTCGTGAGCCAGGATAAGTT encodes the following:
- a CDS encoding TIM-barrel domain-containing protein; amino-acid sequence: MNRKKLTRPRFILLWVVCFFFSSIPSAFAIDGVFHDPYGIDDLYTVQQTERFPRDPVAGENVYLKLTTWPVEPGQSTWITWTKNGVPQTNKGGAWKYNSGNNTYWEVNMGSFVKGDVINYTIHANKDGANEKTIGPYSFTVTDWESVSSISGLTNNTNNLIFNAVPDKGSFTPKINISFTADDVFRVQLSPKGTSTFATGLANYTVTNNTSHYMISTSKLKIRIDKNPYKMSVYKPDGVTLIAREYDSISNRNLSWLTNGSTIVNKVQNHFYSPTNEEFYGFGERYNNFRKRGTDVETYVFNQYKNQNEKTYMAIPFFVNTNGYGIHLNTTYYSKFKLATEKTDMYNFTADTGGSANSMLDYSFIYGSDMKDVVSNYSDITSKPTMLPKWAFGLWMSANEWDRQSEVSNAMNQANANNIPATALVLEQWSDENTFYIFNDAQYTAKPGNQAFSYNDFTFPAAGKWPNPKAMADEVHNNGMKLILWQVPIQKNTPYAYQQKDNDEAYMLSQNYAVSDGKGGAYRLPLDSWFGNSLLLDFTNQNATNWWMSKRAYLFDGIGIDGFKTDGGEMVWGRNTTFSNGKKGDEMRNQYPNEYIRAYNDFARSKKSDSLTFSRAGTTGSQKYQVYWSGDQESTFYAFQQAINAGLTASISGVPFMSWDLAGFTGNYPTSELYKRSTSQAAFSPVMQFHSEKASPTPSEERSPWNAAARTGDNSIIPMFAKYTNTRMNLLPYIYSEAKKTSNTGIPLMRAMVLDYPNDVNTHGLNEQYMFGDNLLVAPVVNEGQTNKNVYLPNGEWIDFWHGEQRPGGQTISYYAGVDDIPVFVKAGAIIPMNLNAQYQLGGTIGNSLNSYNNLTFRIYPKATSTYEWNDDIGGGVKTITSVEQYDQNKTTINLPAINTKSTLQVFSTKPTTVTVGGTALSSYTSLSSLTSATQGWFYDSVQKMTYVKLPSSTTSRTVVLNGLTKVEYEAEFATRTNVTTNTDHPGFTGTGFVDGFETTGDAVQFDVFAETAGSYSLDVRYSSAGGTAKRALLINGVKTQDLSFPLTANWDTWNKTTVPITMNAGRNTIRLQYDSLSQLGINLDHIVIRK